The Clostridium beijerinckii genomic sequence CTTCATTATCCAATCACCTCATCTTCCTTTATCAATTTGAGGTATCCTAAACTTACGCAGAATAAAATAGCAAATAATACATTGGCAACAGTGGCCCCTTTACTAAATGAAAATTGCGTAAATGAAAGTTTATATGCAAAAGTTGACATTAGTTCAGTACTATTAACTGGACCTCCATTTGTCATAACAAATACTAAATCAAAAACTTTAAATGTATAAATAAATCCAAGAACTAATACAGATAAAATCGCTGGTCTTAATGATGGCAGAGTTATTTTAAAGAATCTCTGAATCACATTAGCCCCATCAACTTTAGCTGCCTCATATAAATCATACGGAATATTACTTAACCCAGTTGTTAATAACAACATATTAAACGGAATTCCAACCCATGAGTTTGTTAATATAACTGAAAACATTGAGGTTTTACTGTCTATAATCCATCCTATTGGCTGTGATATTAGATGAAATTTCATAAGTAATTCGTTTATTATACCTCCGCTTGTACTATACATAAATTTGAACAATAATGCAGTTACTGTCATCGGTACAAGATAACTGACTACCATAAGCCCTCTAAGAGGTTCTGAAAGCTTAAATTTTAAATTGAAAAGCAAAGCTAGTCCGAGTCCTATAATAAATTGAATTGATATACTTCCAATAGTGAAAACTAAAGTATTCCAAATACTTATTGGCATTGCTGGGTCTTTAAACACTTCAATATAGTTTTCAATACCAACAAATGGTTTAACAGGCTGACTAAAAGTCGTTACATTTACATCACGAAGACTTAAAATAAAATTATATATAATCGGATATCCCACAAAAGCCAGCATAAATATTAGTGCTGGGAGCACAAATATGTACCCTTTTCTTTCTTCCTTAATAAATTCACTGCTATATTTATTTTTCAAAATTATTTTCACCTACCTTGCTTCAATTTAAAGGTCTCCTTCACTAAGTTTTAGGCACCTTTAGATTTTTTATAGATTTCCAATATAAAGAATTTGACTTACACTTAGAATATATTGATATACCAGAAAAATATTTATGATTTCTAGTGAAGATATGAACTTAAAGTTTTAGCAACTCTATACATATATTCATCTAACAAATCTAATTCTTAAATTGCTTATCTATATATAGATACCCCA encodes the following:
- a CDS encoding carbohydrate ABC transporter permease; protein product: MKNKYSSEFIKEERKGYIFVLPALIFMLAFVGYPIIYNFILSLRDVNVTTFSQPVKPFVGIENYIEVFKDPAMPISIWNTLVFTIGSISIQFIIGLGLALLFNLKFKLSEPLRGLMVVSYLVPMTVTALLFKFMYSTSGGIINELLMKFHLISQPIGWIIDSKTSMFSVILTNSWVGIPFNMLLLTTGLSNIPYDLYEAAKVDGANVIQRFFKITLPSLRPAILSVLVLGFIYTFKVFDLVFVMTNGGPVNSTELMSTFAYKLSFTQFSFSKGATVANVLFAILFCVSLGYLKLIKEDEVIG